The sequence ACTAGCTCTCTTTGGGCTCGTACGCTTGTTGCTATCCATGGTATTAAGGCGGGTTTTGGAAATCGTGGTTGTAAAACTTCAGGGGTCTGGAGTAACATTGTTGCTTCTATTAAATCTCTTCATGATTCAGGAAATATTCCAGAAGATACTCTTCATCTAAAGCTCGGAAATGGTCGCAATACCAAATTTTGGAAGGACAAATGGTTGGGAAACTTCACTCTTGAAAGTAAGTTTAATCGTTTATACCGTCTTGACAGCAATCCGGATTGCTTGATATGCGAAAGACTAAGCGTGGATAACGGATGGAACTGGGACTGGTCTCGAAACCCTCCAACTTCGGCAAAACTTCATGACTTATTAACAGATCTGAGTTCGGTCTCTCTTAGCAACACTGACGACACATGGTTCTGGAATCTAGGAAATGATGGAAATTTTCACGTTTCGGATGCCCGCAAGCTGCTAGACGACCTTCATCTCCCGACATCTAGCTATCATACTCGTTGGTCCAAATTTATTCCCTTAAAGATTAATATTTTCATATGGCGTTTAATTTTGGATCGTCTTCCTTCTAGAATAAATCTTGCCTTTAAAGGATTCGATATCAATACTATTATTTGCCCCATATGTAGTGTTGGTGGAGATTCAAGGGATCATACTTTTATCTTTTGTTATGTTGCCAACTCAATTTGGAGACGAATCAGACTTTGGACGGCCATTCCTTGGCCTGATCCATTCATCACTGTTGAAGATTTCTTTATCTGGATGGACTCGTTAAATGGTTCCTTGTCTAAAAAGACTCGCATTTATAGCATTGTAGCTGCTACTTTTTGGTGGTTATGGAGATTTAGAAACGATACACTTCATGAAAACGGCAATATTAAAGAAAGAGACTTATTTGACAACATAAGATTATCGTCCTTCGCATGGCTTCAAGCTAGATCCAAATTTGCTCCCGCGTGGACCTCTTGGCTTTGTAATCCGTTATAATCTTCTGTTGTTTCTTCTTTGTAATTCTTTTGTTTTTTCTTGTTTCGTTGCATTTACTTTCGCATTATTTGTATTGTTTCTTTGTTTTTGGCTTTAGCATCTTGCTAGCCTCTTAATATATTGTTgctgttcgaaaaaaaaaaaacaaagaaacaaaatcaaaactacattatccTATATACTAAAAACCACGCGCCAGAATTCGTCGTTTCAGTTGTTTCGGATTATCGTTTGAGTTTGCATTCAaactacaaacggtccctcaacttcgactatatttacacaatggcccctcaagtttacactttttcaggggtaaaaagtgtaaacacataattttattaaaataaaaaaaactaattcCATCCGAATTTATAACGGACCATAtcctctcgctcggtgcgagttaaatttttccgcgaccaccgttcaactcgaaaaaatcttacgaacccaacgggactaactatacacgaaacggacacttctcaaaaaacgctaaacacctcgggctatcttcaatacatatacatacacttatgataaacaacccaaactacctacatcatatcgatggttatGTTTACATTTTTTACACAATCTTCGTGACGTTAAAAATGCACAtgccattaggtatactaggtactaactACGTGTATCCAAAAACACCCGTAACAAagcgtaaatacataacgctacgttaactaTGATTATGTAACCCGAAAGGcaccgcggcatcgcgcgggccaCTTTTCTAGTTATCTACATTGTAAAGTCaactcaaaatttttagaaataggCTGTTTGAACACAACTTTTTGACTATTTCATCTGAATACAAGGAAAGGTACAAAAGAAAAAACATGAAACACATATGAATATATGAATAAAGACCATACCAACATGAATGAACAGGATATGAAAAGATTAAATTACTCTTATATATTGAACCCTTTTACTTTATGACACTAACAAAATTGAGGAGTGCGCGCTACGCGGCTTTAATTATTGATCGCTATTTTATAAAGATAGTGATTGTCAAAGCATTAGATAGTGCACAATTTACCCTTATAGGTATTCATTAAAAAGTCAAAACATGTGCGAAACTATTAAACGGTTGCAAAGTTACCATAATGTACATCGTAAACTATCCAAGAACTTAAAGGTTAGAAGCACCTAATGTTTAAGTATCAAAAGAAATACACATTAGCTTCATACACATATCAAAAGTGGTTAGCTATTCTGCCTTCACACCTAAACAGCCTAATCATATAATATGGTTAAAGTTGTGAACATCATCCCATGGAACAATAAACCTTCCTTCGGACCGTTCGAATATAATCCAGATTTCGTCTCCCGGTAAATAAATCCTGGTCTCAAACTGAGAACCTTCTTGTGAACACTTGCCATACTGCAAACAGAAATAACAGCAACAATTAATGACTACACACTCCGAGCTTGTGTAAAAATCTactcaaaatcatacatataaaccAATCTAGAATATGTTCAATGGGTTAAAGTCGTACTGCCATAAACTATCCCAAAATAAAtcatcaaacaaaaaaaaaaaaaaaaaaaaaaaaaaaaaaaccttcacaGGAACGATGAGTAACATACTTTGATCAAGCAACAATTATAAatcaaaaacaaataaaaagtacACTCAAACATACTTTCATCGTCATCTTCATCGTCATCATCTTCTACCAGTGGTTCCTCATGCTGCAAGAAGTACACTCAAACATTAGTTATACTCATTCTCAGATAATCTTGACAACTAAGACAGATAACTATCATCATATGTAGCTATTTGTTGTCTTTTAACACTAATAATCTCATACAATTAGCATACAACTATCCAATTTATTAGATAATTGTCTTTTAACACTTCCACCACCTCTAATATGTGTTCTCTGCGTTAATACCCACTTTTCTTAAGATTAAAAGAGTGAATTGTCGTTTAGAAACCTGACTTAATCTATCAAAATTAGAATGGTTAAACTTTAAAAAGTCAAAATAAAACAATAATTTTCGGACGGTGAAACTACAAATTTGAGAAGTGCACCATTTTCCCCAATAAATTGATAAGGAAGAAGGCTAGAAGTAGAATTAGATGTATACTAGGACTCTTATTGTATTTTCATATGCATATGTATATCTAAGTAGATTAGAGCAACATATATCAGTACCTGAGATGTTCGAGAAGGACATGTTGCTTCTTTAAATATGAACATAAAATGGTTCTAGAGATAAAAAAGAAAATTAACATCTTTAACTATTATTAAATTGTTAATCACAGGTTTTTaagaaaaataaaattattaaacAAACCTTACAACGGGTTGTCGAGATTTTTACTGGTGTCAGGTGCCTTATCTCCAACCCATTGTTGCCTAGTCTGGTTCCAAAGAAGAAAACCTAAAAGCACCAAAAGTTACATTCAACTTCATAAAATTAATTATCCTAAAAAGTTAAATACTCTGCACATATTGCCACTTGCGAGATTGGTAAATCAAAGGGGACAGAAAGATTAAAGAATATAGAGATAAACGATACTaaaaagcaagaaaacaaaaaacaAAATAATATATAAGAATTTAAGAATAAGGTCTTTTACAAAGATTAGGGCTTAAACCCAACATCATGTACCTCATTTTTTTGAAGATTAGCTAAAGATTGCCCATTTCTTTACTCACCAAATCCAGTAGAAGTTGTCGTTGAAACAGAGCATATCTTCTTCTTTGATTCCTCCTCACTGAAAACCACCAAACACAATCACATACGTAAATAAAAATTAACCACTCCAATCCTAATACAGTAATTTACATCCTAAAATCAATCACTAATCTGAATATTAGTATAAGGTAATTTAGGGTTtaacaataatagtaacaataagtctTTTATAATACTCGTAACATGATAAATTAACCATTCAATCGTTACCTATCTCAGCAGTAAATATACTAGTACCTTTCAAGAACAGTAGCTAGGGTTTTGACATAAGAATTAATCATTTCATCTTCAGATGGTTTGGGGTCGGTAGGGAACTACATCACAATAAGCCAGTGCTAACGAAAAAAGAAAAGGAGTGAACTCACACTAAATCGTCTTCCCACTCGTTGATAATCAAGATGAAATCACAGCCTGAAAAGAAAAATATATGATTAGAAATTAAAGGAAAAACCCTAACAATTGAGAAAGAATGAGAAAGGTGAAAGCAGAGTATCGAACCCTAATTTGTCTTTCCAATTGCTTAATAATCAAGATCAAGACACCATGGAAAAGAAAAACATCAGCAGGCATATGAAGAATAATAAAAACATACCAAAATATAATTAATATGTTTCTTTTGAACTGCATACCTGTGGAAAAAGGTaaacaaagaaaaaaaattcaGTTTAAAGAGACAACTTCTTTCCGTTCTTAATAAGTTAAACTCTAGCACACTTTCGAATAGCAGAGTTAGGCTGCTTAGCCTCAATACCACTGCAAAACATAAAAACAATAATGTTTATCAACTTAATTTAGAAATCGTAACTTAAAATTGATAATAGGAAAGAC comes from Rutidosis leptorrhynchoides isolate AG116_Rl617_1_P2 chromosome 4, CSIRO_AGI_Rlap_v1, whole genome shotgun sequence and encodes:
- the LOC139845029 gene encoding uncharacterized protein isoform X2, with product MRRNQRRRYALFQRQLLLDLVFFFGTRLGNNGLEIRHLTPVKISTTRCKNHFMFIFKEATCPSRTSQHEEPLVEDDDDEDDDESMFECTFYLFLIYNCCLIKVSYF
- the LOC139845029 gene encoding uncharacterized protein isoform X1, whose protein sequence is MDLLTLRESFSRKLVLRLSSLTLLFESVLEFNLLRTERSCLFKLNFFSLFTFFHSNWKDKLGFGCDFILIINEWEDDLVEEESKKKICSVSTTTSTGFGFLLWNQTRQQWVGDKAPDTSKNLDNPL